One Nicotiana sylvestris chromosome 12, ASM39365v2, whole genome shotgun sequence genomic window carries:
- the LOC104218346 gene encoding short integuments 2, mitochondrial isoform X2, with protein sequence MGAVRKGWLGQMGFNKGGGNINWFPGHMAAATRAIRQRLKLSDLVIEVRDARIPLSSANEDLQPMLSGKRRVIALNKQDLANRNLMHGWISYFNSRKQECLPINAHSRSSVQKLLDLVEFKLKEVMTREPTLLVMVLGVPNVGKSALINSIHQIALSRFPVQEKMKKARVGPLPGVTQDIAGFKIAHRPSVYLLDTPGVLVPSIPDIETGLKLALAGSVKDSVVGEERIAQYLLAVLNTRGTPLHWKHLVSRETEDLHLELDKKPESNIKYLQNKSKKPINKSDVYRVQDMVSEVQRTLYITHSEFNGSLEDENDLETLIDHQFEALQKALKIPHKASEARIMVSKKFLTLFRTGKLGSFILDDVPDASDSVS encoded by the exons ATGGGGGCAGTGAGAAAAGGATGGTTGGGGCAAATGGGTTTCAACAAAGGTGGAGGAAACATCAATTGGTTCCCGGGGCACATGGCTGCAGCTACCCGTGCCATTCGCCAACGCCTCAAACTCTCTGACCTTGTCATTGAAGTCCGTGATGCCCGT aTACCATTGTCTTCGGCGAACGAAGACTTGCAGCCAATGCTTTCTGGAAAAAGGCGAGTCATTGCCCTCAATAAGCAAGATTTGGCCAACCGCAACCTCATGCAT GGGTGGATTAGTTATTTTAATTCACGTAAACAAGAGTGTCTCCCAATAAATGCACACAGTAGAAGTTCTGTACAAAAG CTTCTTGATCTGGTCGAGTTCAAACTGAAGGAGGTTATGACAAGGGAACCTACTCTTCTTGTCATGGTGTTGGGTGTTCCAAATGTTGGCAAATCAGCTTTAATCAACTCCATACATCAAATTGCATTATCTCGATTTCCAG TGcaggagaagatgaagaaggctAGAGTGGGACCTTTGCCTGGTGTTACTCAAGATATTGCTGGATTCAAG ATTGCACATCGACCGAGTGTATATTTGCTGGACACTCCAGGAGTGTTGGTTCCAAGTATCCCAGATATAGAAACCGGGCTAAAGCTAGCTCTTGCAG GGTCCGTGAAAGATTCTGTGGTGGGTGAAGAGCGAATTGCTCAATACCTATTAGCAGTGTTAAACACTCGAGGAACTCCTCTTCATTGGAAGCACTTGGTTAGCAGGGAAACTGAGGACCTTCATCTTGAGTTGGACAAGAAACCTGAATCTAATATCAAATATCTTCAAAATAAGAGCAAGAAGCCCATAAACAAATCTGATGTCTACCGTGTTCAG GATATGGTTAGTGAAGTCCAACGCACACTTTACATCACACACTCGGAGTTCAATGGTAGTTTGGAAGATGAAAATGACCTAGAAACTCTAATAGACCACCAGTTTGAAGCATTGCAGAAGGCTCTAAAGATACCTCATAAAGCTTCAGAGGCTCGGATAATGGTATCAAAGAAATTCCTTACTTTATTTAGAACAGGGAAACTAGGTTCTTTTATCCTGGACGACGTTCCTGACGCATCTGACTCTGTATCTTGA
- the LOC104218346 gene encoding short integuments 2, mitochondrial isoform X1, whose protein sequence is MGAVRKGWLGQMGFNKGGGNINWFPGHMAAATRAIRQRLKLSDLVIEVRDARIPLSSANEDLQPMLSGKRRVIALNKQDLANRNLMHGWISYFNSRKQECLPINAHSRSSVQKLLDLVEFKLKEVMTREPTLLVMVLGVPNVGKSALINSIHQIALSRFPVQEKMKKARVGPLPGVTQDIAGFKVRNIQQHRGSDYLHSPYFHEIAHRPSVYLLDTPGVLVPSIPDIETGLKLALAGSVKDSVVGEERIAQYLLAVLNTRGTPLHWKHLVSRETEDLHLELDKKPESNIKYLQNKSKKPINKSDVYRVQDMVSEVQRTLYITHSEFNGSLEDENDLETLIDHQFEALQKALKIPHKASEARIMVSKKFLTLFRTGKLGSFILDDVPDASDSVS, encoded by the exons ATGGGGGCAGTGAGAAAAGGATGGTTGGGGCAAATGGGTTTCAACAAAGGTGGAGGAAACATCAATTGGTTCCCGGGGCACATGGCTGCAGCTACCCGTGCCATTCGCCAACGCCTCAAACTCTCTGACCTTGTCATTGAAGTCCGTGATGCCCGT aTACCATTGTCTTCGGCGAACGAAGACTTGCAGCCAATGCTTTCTGGAAAAAGGCGAGTCATTGCCCTCAATAAGCAAGATTTGGCCAACCGCAACCTCATGCAT GGGTGGATTAGTTATTTTAATTCACGTAAACAAGAGTGTCTCCCAATAAATGCACACAGTAGAAGTTCTGTACAAAAG CTTCTTGATCTGGTCGAGTTCAAACTGAAGGAGGTTATGACAAGGGAACCTACTCTTCTTGTCATGGTGTTGGGTGTTCCAAATGTTGGCAAATCAGCTTTAATCAACTCCATACATCAAATTGCATTATCTCGATTTCCAG TGcaggagaagatgaagaaggctAGAGTGGGACCTTTGCCTGGTGTTACTCAAGATATTGCTGGATTCAAGGTTAGAAATATTCAACAACATAGAGGGTCAGATTATCTCCATAGTCCATATTTCCATGAG ATTGCACATCGACCGAGTGTATATTTGCTGGACACTCCAGGAGTGTTGGTTCCAAGTATCCCAGATATAGAAACCGGGCTAAAGCTAGCTCTTGCAG GGTCCGTGAAAGATTCTGTGGTGGGTGAAGAGCGAATTGCTCAATACCTATTAGCAGTGTTAAACACTCGAGGAACTCCTCTTCATTGGAAGCACTTGGTTAGCAGGGAAACTGAGGACCTTCATCTTGAGTTGGACAAGAAACCTGAATCTAATATCAAATATCTTCAAAATAAGAGCAAGAAGCCCATAAACAAATCTGATGTCTACCGTGTTCAG GATATGGTTAGTGAAGTCCAACGCACACTTTACATCACACACTCGGAGTTCAATGGTAGTTTGGAAGATGAAAATGACCTAGAAACTCTAATAGACCACCAGTTTGAAGCATTGCAGAAGGCTCTAAAGATACCTCATAAAGCTTCAGAGGCTCGGATAATGGTATCAAAGAAATTCCTTACTTTATTTAGAACAGGGAAACTAGGTTCTTTTATCCTGGACGACGTTCCTGACGCATCTGACTCTGTATCTTGA